In Meleagris gallopavo isolate NT-WF06-2002-E0010 breed Aviagen turkey brand Nicholas breeding stock chromosome 5, Turkey_5.1, whole genome shotgun sequence, a single window of DNA contains:
- the SYT8 gene encoding synaptotagmin-8 produces MAKSQRNGWATASPPPASPVVTTTALSGFLDGFVSHMSLPRWALIAVAVAVAVLLLLFLICIIRCCCGKKKPKKKEKVGLLTFSGSTTASLVQPELEDLEQGPEETGRGRLQYSLEYNFRAQELKVGVKQAADLKAMDSGGTSDPYVIVYLTSDMRKKYETKVYHKTLNPIFNESFSFQVPQTEVSEATLVMQIFDFNRFAKHDIIGEVRLPLASVSLQHIIEQWSDLVVASKVEQEWLGEICFSLRYVPSTGKLTVLILEAKKLKRMDSHGLSDPFVKVHLILNKKKWKKKKTSVKKNTLSPYFNEAFVFEVPFNQIQNVDVVISVWDYDKMTKNEPIGKLFLGCRATGNQLRHWSDMLSNPRRPLAQWHSLQPPDVVDKALGLKSHLKLPLTTR; encoded by the exons ATGGCCAAGTCACAGAGGAATGGCTGGGCTACGGCCTCCCCACCCCCTGCTAGCCCAGTGGTTACCACCACAGCTCTATCAGGCTTCCTTGATGGCTTTGTCAGCCACATGTCAT TACCCAGATGGGCGCTCATTGCTGTGGCAGTGGCAGTGGctgttctcctcctcctcttcctcatctgCATCATCAGGTGCTGCTGTGGCAAGAAGAAGCCcaagaagaaggagaaagttGGCTTGCTCACCTTCAGTGGCTCCACCACAGCCAGCCTT gtgcagcctgagctggaggACCTGGAGCAGGGCCCAGAGGAGACAGGACGAGGAAGGCTTCAGTACTCTCTAGAGTACAATTTCCGTGCACAGGAG CTGAAAGTTGGTGTGAAGCAGGCAGCTGATCTGAAGGCCATGGACAGTGGGGGCACATCTGATCCCTACGTTATTGTCTACCTGACATCAgatatgagaaagaaatatgagACCAAGGTTTACCACAAGACTCTGAACCCCATCTTCAACGAGAGCTTCTCTTTCCAG GTGCCCCAGACAGAGGTGTCCGAGGCCACGCTGGTGATGCAGATCTTCGACTTCAACCGCTTTGCCAAGCATGACATCATTGGCGAGGTCCGCCTGCCCCTGGCCAGTGTCAGCCTGCAGCATATCATCGAGCAGTGGAGCGACCTAGTGGTGGCCAGCAAAGTGGAG CAAGAGTGGCTGGGTGAGATCTGCTTCTCCCTGCGCTATGTCCCCAGCACTGGCAAGCTGACAGTGCTCATCCTTGAGGCCAAGAAGCTGAAGCGAATGGACTCCCATGGACTCTCAG ATCCTTTTGTCAAGGTGCATCTCATCCTGAACAAGAAGAagtggaagaagaagaagacgAGTGTGAAGAAAAACACCTTGAGCCCTTATTTCAATGAGGCATTTGTCTTTGAGGTGCCTTTCAATCAGATTCAG AACGTGGATGTGGTCATCTCCGTCTGGGACTATGACAAAATGACCAAGAATGAGCCCATCGGCAAACTCTTCCTGGGCTGTCGGGCCACTGGTAACCAGCTGCGGCACTGGTCTGACATGCTGTCCAACCCACGGCGTCCCCTCGCCCAgtggcacagcctgcagccccccGATGTGGTGGACAAGGCCCTGGGGTTGAAGTCCCACCTCAAACTGCCTCTGACCACCAGATAG